Part of the Venturia canescens isolate UGA chromosome 2, ASM1945775v1, whole genome shotgun sequence genome is shown below.
CATCGATCGATCTGTGGAGTCTCAAAAATAACCTGAAATTTTATATCTTGACCGCCAAAATCTGAAACTTTGATCGTagccattatttttcaaagaatatgTTTTGTTTTCCTCGCTGAGTATTCATTAAAATCATACAATCATTAAATTTTATGTCAAAatattacaaaattaaaatattataaaaattgaaagaagatTCAATCAAACCTAATAGTTGTTCATTTTACTTGAACTTTCACAGTTCAAAAGAGCATATTCGTCCAACATCCCGTCATGGTCATGACCGTGATGAGAAATCAAATGATCATTCAGAAGTCATTGTACTCAGACAATCTTCTCATCGAAATACAATTTGTAAAAGTTTCATATGTTTGCCGACTAATTCTGCGTCAAAACTTGTTCAAAGTTTGAACCGTCAGTTTTATCCCCTTTTGACAGTTGATGTCCCTCCGGAGAACTCTGTAAAATAGCTCAGTACATTCAACTATAATTATATAGTGCCCCTCAAACCGTACAATGTATTTCAAGCAACTGAAAATTTATAGTTGTATGAAAGTTcaagtttctttttattatatttgattTGCTGTTGCTAATACGTTGCTCGCATgacattatttttgttgaagcatgaaattttcaaaaacaaaagaaaataaaatttgttggttaaagaaatatttttttcttagtgtAACAGGAGCACTGAAATACATTAAAACCATCATGATTATATCTTGTGATAAGTATTTAGCCTCATAATGTCCATCGTTGGTTTGGAATGGATGGAGTTCCTTCATAGAATCGTGATGAAAAAAGTGTACTGACCCGCAATAATTGATGTGGGATTCAGATCGAGCAGTCAAATGGAGTATCGTAAATGATGGATGATTATTTGATCTTCCCATTATATCCAAATATTACAGATAATGTTGTGCAGAATCTTGAACAATGGAGCCTCATATTCCTCACAATGGATCACGATCGAAATTTGTGGCGTCGCTAGAGCTGTATAAGATCATTTTAAATCTATATCTGTTATCGAGATTTATGTATATCCGTGTTAACTGGCACGCGTCAAGCGAGTTGACAAGTGAAACAAGACTAGGAAGATAACAGGAGCACGCggtcaattcatttttcacggATATATAATTTGACAGTCATTGTCGAACGAAGTAAAGCACGCacggaaaaatgtatttattttcgacttGGCAGgtagtataaaaattgaaaattaattcttttgtgtagatgaaaagaagaaaacaatGTGGTTTAAGGGACATGTGACATGTGGTATTGCAAAATTAAACTCAATAGAAAAAGGATCCGTTTTGATTTTCCCTCTTCCCTGCTCTGCTTGCTGCCTTTTTGAGTCCTGCGGTGCCAGTCAGAGCCGGTGCCGCGGTGCTGTCGTGCTGTATTCCATGTTTTCCCTTTTCCCTCGCATTTATTATTGTTagccatttttaattttacttACAATtctaaaataaattgaaattttttaattacggTATTGTAACTCGCGTTACGTAACAGGCTTAACATCACGAGAACTTGCTTTCCGAAAGTATTTCCTTCCATGAATAAACTAATAAAAATCAACGTCCCTGCGCCGAAACGGTCGCGCCAAAACGTAATGTTCATGTTCCTGTTTCAATCATCACGTGTGTGGTGTGAAGAACGATAGAACGAAATGTAAACAGAAATTAATAACCGCATTTTTGCGTTTCGTGATTTTCTGTTCGTGTTACATGTTCTCGTCCGTTGTTTTagactttttttgtataatCATTTCATTTCGTATCAAATTCACAATGTCCGAAAAAACTCGGAGGTTCGTACATAAATTTACGCATTATGCACAATAAAAGACGCTGTGCATCTTGCCtcattccttttctttttattaatacgcTGCCGTTGCTGCCGCGTGTCTATCAACCTCCAGGCGGTCGGCATTTATGAATGTGCCCAAGCTTGATTTTGCCGATCGGCATCACTTGAggtcatttcatttttcagctCATCCGAAACCGGAAGAAATTCCTTCCGGCGGCAACTCCATTGTGCTGCTTTTAATCCCAAATACACGGTATTGCTTTGGAAAGTTAATCAGGTGTGCTACGACGAATATAAAAAAGCATCATATGATGAGCCAAAAAGATTATTGAGTCTGGAAATCGTGAAGCCcattgtttcttcaatttggcatGATGGgaccaaaaaacaaaaatatctcAGTATCCAGCGATTCCTCATGCACCACGCTgtcgaaaatatgaagaacaTTGAGCGTAAGTATATTGATACTAATAAGTAAACTGCAATCATAAATAAGTATGTTCTCAAATATCTCCAtgtccaattattttttatccaaaTCATTTATATGTTTCTCTATTTTAAAACATGTCTATATTCGCATATGTATTTCATATCGTATTCTCTAAATATTGAgggaattgaaaataaagtattTACCAATGAAACTGCTTTGTTGAATCCTCTCCAGAGGGCTGCGTTGATcttaaaaataatcagaaagTTTGAATATTGGGggaactgaaaataaaatacttaccgttgaaaatgttttattgACTTCTCTCAGGGTTGCGTCAAGCCTGAATAAGatacatttgttttttatctttcagGTTTAAGAGCAAATCCAAACATTACGGTGGAACACTCGTATGAATccgaacaaaaattaaaagcaATGAATCTGAATCTCATCTGTCTGGAGTTCTGGGAAATTTTCCAAGACCCCGACCATCCGATCGAGCCCGCCATTGTAGCCTCAATAACATCCCGGTACTGTGGAACGCCAGATGCAACTCTCCGGAAGAAGATGCGGTCACACCTAATGAACCAGAGAGTTGCGATCGCAGAGTTCATACGCAACGAACCGGTAAGTACAaacaaagtttgaaaaaaattcaattcatttaacaattttgtcccattaataaaaatttgctgtcCACAGTGAAACTCTGAGAATGGCGACTCTGAAGAAATGAGCGGACGTGATTCTTCACGGCTGGAAGAGTCTATGGCTTCCAATCGGTTATGGagagaaaaccaattttccttatctttttttttgcgcTGGAGCATCAATTTGGTCTGCACTCAAAGTGTGCAGCTTTGGAACTGGATCATGAATAGAATTAGTTGCTTGCGGCtccaaacaaataaaatttgagtGCTTCTGCACTATCGCTTAGTTCCATCAAACACCTAGTTGGGAAAGAGCATAAATGGGATCCAAATCGATAGGTCCAATTGAAACTCGATAAACTCGATTGTCGTAATCCATCGGTTCGCTGGAGGGGGCCTGTTCTGCCTGGACATGGCACTCAATCTAAATTAAATTACATTATACAACTCGCTTCGCGATAAGTTATCCacgcaacaaaaaaataccCGATATCAATATATCGAGTGCGGAATTACGGACATTTATTTCGACGTAAAATTATAGTACTGCGATTAAACAAACGTTCGATAATCATTCGATCTAATCTCAAACGTAGATAATCGATACGATTTT
Proteins encoded:
- the LOC122406071 gene encoding uncharacterized protein; amino-acid sequence: MFSSVVLDFFCIIISFRIKFTMSEKTRSSSETGRNSFRRQLHCAAFNPKYTVLLWKVNQVCYDEYKKASYDEPKRLLSLEIVKPIVSSIWHDGTKKQKYLSIQRFLMHHAVENMKNIERLRANPNITVEHSYESEQKLKAMNLNLICLEFWEIFQDPDHPIEPAIVASITSRYCGTPDATLRKKMRSHLMNQRVAIAEFIRNEP